The following proteins come from a genomic window of Ilumatobacter coccineus YM16-304:
- a CDS encoding sigma-70 family RNA polymerase sigma factor: protein MAKDRVERDDEDLVRLYLTDIGQYTLLTKDDEVRLAKAIEAGNEAIEALDAGGKEVSAAKKRELRRTARKGEEAERQFVQSNLRLVVSIAKKYQASGLPLLDLIQEGNLGLMHAVEKFDWRKGFKFSTYATWWIRQAITRGIANTGRTIRLPVHAGDTLARLQKARSRLELKYGRPATLSELAKEVEMPEDKVTEALRFAAEPLSLSEPLREDGDAELGDVVEDRSAESPFEVAATALLPEEISRLLAPLDEREREILKLRFGLDRGEPRTLEEVGDHFSLTRERIRQIEARAMSKLRHPSSDTGARDLLAV, encoded by the coding sequence GTGGCCAAAGATCGAGTCGAGCGGGACGACGAGGACCTCGTCCGCCTGTACCTCACCGACATCGGGCAGTACACGCTGCTCACCAAAGACGACGAGGTTCGACTCGCCAAGGCCATCGAGGCCGGAAACGAAGCCATCGAAGCGCTCGACGCCGGTGGCAAAGAGGTCTCGGCGGCCAAGAAGCGTGAGCTTCGCCGCACGGCTCGCAAGGGCGAAGAGGCCGAGCGCCAGTTCGTCCAGTCGAACCTCCGCCTGGTGGTGTCGATCGCCAAGAAGTATCAGGCGTCCGGCCTCCCGCTGCTCGACCTGATCCAGGAGGGCAACCTCGGTCTCATGCACGCCGTCGAGAAGTTCGACTGGCGCAAGGGCTTCAAGTTCTCCACCTACGCCACCTGGTGGATCCGCCAGGCGATCACACGAGGCATCGCCAACACCGGTCGCACGATCCGCCTCCCGGTGCACGCCGGCGACACGCTCGCCCGTCTGCAGAAGGCGCGGTCACGCCTCGAGCTCAAGTACGGCCGCCCCGCCACGCTCTCCGAGCTGGCGAAGGAAGTCGAGATGCCCGAAGACAAGGTGACCGAAGCACTGCGCTTCGCCGCCGAGCCGCTCTCGCTGTCGGAGCCGCTGCGTGAAGACGGCGATGCCGAACTCGGCGACGTCGTCGAAGACCGCTCGGCCGAGTCACCGTTCGAGGTCGCCGCCACCGCGCTGCTCCCCGAAGAGATCTCCCGTCTGCTCGCACCGCTCGACGAGCGCGAGCGTGAGATCCTCAAGCTTCGCTTCGGCCTCGACCGCGGTGAGCCACGGACCCTCGAAGAAGTGGGCGACCACTTCAGCCTGACCCGTGAGCGCATTCGTCAGATCGAAGCTCGCGCCATGAGCAAACTGCGCCACCCGTCGAGCGACACCGGCGCACGCGACCTGCTCGCCGTCTGA
- a CDS encoding GNAT family N-acetyltransferase, whose amino-acid sequence MITVRRATLDDFDVMAAAYTAAWREGFRHMFAADVFADDRFDAERREECRASTLQDHIDTYVAENESRVAGFVTASKRGRIVEVDDVWVHPHSWGCGAASALISRVEDDLRAVGGRMLTTWVPEDSPVGRRFFEKIGWRPTGNIELLAVYPQNPNRIFEYSRTLA is encoded by the coding sequence ATGATCACGGTACGACGCGCCACGCTCGACGACTTCGACGTCATGGCCGCTGCGTACACGGCTGCCTGGCGTGAAGGCTTTCGCCACATGTTTGCAGCCGACGTGTTCGCCGACGACCGCTTCGACGCCGAACGGCGCGAAGAGTGTCGGGCCTCCACCCTGCAAGATCACATCGACACCTACGTCGCCGAGAACGAGTCCCGTGTTGCTGGGTTCGTCACGGCGTCGAAGCGTGGCCGCATCGTCGAAGTCGACGATGTCTGGGTGCATCCGCACTCGTGGGGCTGCGGCGCCGCCTCGGCGCTGATCTCGCGGGTCGAAGACGACCTGCGAGCCGTCGGCGGCCGAATGCTGACGACCTGGGTGCCCGAAGACAGCCCCGTGGGGCGCAGGTTCTTCGAGAAGATCGGTTGGCGTCCGACCGGCAACATCGAGTTGCTGGCCGTGTACCCGCAGAACCCGAACCGCATCTTCGAGTACAGCCGCACGCTCGCCTGA
- a CDS encoding acyl-CoA dehydrogenase family protein, with the protein MAALESTVDMYDLRMSEGVRPLYEKVKAFIADEVAPMSEEFFRLGENRTDRWSYAPGQLELLEAVKDKAKENGLWNFFLPDAETGEGLSNLDYAYIAIELGKNPLASESMNCAAPDTGNMEVLERVGTEAQKREWLDPLLRGEIRSAYAMTEPDVASSDAKNVACQAVRDGDEWVINGEKYYISGAGDPRCKIMITMVQTSPDGPPHQRQSQILVPIDAPGVEILGPMHVFGKDDAPHGHMHIKFTDVRVPYENVLLGEGRGFEISQVRLGPGRIHHCMRSIGQAEKALELMVSRGMSRDAFGKPLAKLGGNTEMIAKARIEIESMRRMVLTAAKAMDTLGNAEARVWVSAVKAMVPIRVCEIIDQAIQMHGATGVSQWTPLADMYASQRTLRLADGPDEVHWMVVGRKEVGDGEDKAKEYDPKVAFLTNTSAVKDGAFSGPA; encoded by the coding sequence ATGGCAGCACTCGAATCCACCGTCGACATGTACGACTTGCGTATGTCGGAGGGCGTGCGCCCTCTCTACGAGAAGGTCAAGGCGTTCATCGCCGACGAAGTGGCGCCGATGTCCGAGGAGTTCTTCCGCCTCGGCGAGAACCGCACCGACCGCTGGTCGTACGCACCGGGTCAGCTCGAACTCCTCGAAGCGGTCAAGGACAAGGCCAAGGAGAACGGGCTGTGGAACTTCTTCCTGCCCGACGCCGAGACCGGTGAGGGCCTCTCCAACCTCGACTACGCCTACATCGCCATCGAGCTCGGCAAGAACCCGCTCGCCTCCGAGTCGATGAACTGCGCCGCCCCCGACACCGGCAACATGGAAGTGCTCGAGCGTGTCGGCACCGAGGCACAGAAGCGCGAATGGCTCGACCCGTTGCTCCGCGGCGAGATCCGCTCGGCGTACGCCATGACCGAGCCCGATGTCGCTTCGTCCGACGCCAAGAACGTCGCCTGTCAGGCCGTCCGTGACGGTGACGAATGGGTCATCAACGGCGAGAAGTACTACATCTCGGGCGCCGGCGACCCGCGCTGCAAGATCATGATCACCATGGTGCAGACGAGCCCCGACGGCCCGCCGCATCAGCGTCAGTCGCAGATCCTCGTCCCGATCGATGCTCCCGGCGTCGAGATCCTCGGCCCCATGCACGTGTTCGGCAAGGACGACGCTCCCCACGGCCACATGCACATCAAGTTCACCGATGTCCGTGTGCCGTACGAGAACGTGCTGCTGGGCGAAGGCCGTGGCTTCGAGATCAGCCAGGTGCGCCTCGGCCCGGGTCGTATCCATCACTGCATGCGCTCGATCGGTCAGGCCGAGAAGGCGCTCGAGCTGATGGTGTCGCGCGGTATGAGCCGTGACGCCTTCGGCAAGCCGCTCGCCAAGCTCGGTGGCAACACCGAGATGATCGCCAAGGCTCGTATCGAGATCGAGTCGATGCGCCGCATGGTGCTCACCGCCGCCAAGGCGATGGACACGCTCGGCAACGCCGAAGCACGCGTCTGGGTCAGCGCCGTCAAGGCCATGGTCCCGATCCGCGTCTGCGAGATCATCGACCAGGCGATCCAGATGCACGGGGCCACCGGCGTGTCGCAGTGGACGCCGCTGGCCGACATGTACGCGAGTCAGCGCACGCTCCGTCTCGCCGACGGCCCCGACGAGGTCCACTGGATGGTCGTCGGTCGCAAGGAGGTCGGCGACGGCGAAGACAAGGCCAAGGAGTACGACCCGAAGGTGGCATTCCTGACCAACACGAGCGCCGTCAAGGACGGGGCGTTCTCCGGCCCGGCCTGA
- a CDS encoding BclA C-terminal domain-containing protein: MTSISASSIDTSAFVTSASAASLGEAGGPSADEAEVFIGISPVRLLDTREGVGVSAAGPLGPGESVTVNVVGVGGIPAAATSVALNTTFTAQTTMPSFMTIWPTGDPRPYTAVNNASPGVASPNFVIAKLAESGSIDVYNERGNAHIVLDVAGYYVPLSELDDIDAAGGALWSDQGLPGPGVGDDGDFYIDEDTGDMYGPKTGGEWGDPIAGDDPTPPSAAKAPALLSGNGAPSIGEGDIEDMYLDLAAPAVYGPKTASGWGAPVAVGPDGTGTDFLVGAGAPTAGDGSDGDMYLDENSLMLYGPKAGGAWAPAVDLALPGTAELLTGATAPLATLGDDGDHYIDTVGLDLYGPKTAGSWGSPVSLITGSDFLVGEGAPGAGDGSDGDMYLDENSLMLYGPKTGGAWSPAVDLGVGSEFITGLVPPTAGVGENGDHYIDTVASMIYGPKAAGVWPTGSPLGDGGAEFITGALPPTPAIGSDGDMYIDTLGSKMYGPKDSGVWPAGISLGGGLGGSSDGAFLSGVVPPTAGVGNDGDHYIDTVGLMLYGPKASGAWPAGTDLDPGAGFLTGTVPPDDADGNDGDVYIDTTNLMIYGPKVGGVWPAGTDLNGSVLLSGVVPPTAGDGSDGDMYIDAVGLKMYGPKAGGAWPMPGTDLNGSIMLSGVVPPTAGDGSDGDMYIDTVGLMLYGPKAGGAWPTPGADLNGSIMLNGVVPPTAGDGSDGDMYIDTNTLTMYGPKSGGTWPAGQPLTGMPTALTDSAFSAYSNGVSISVAVLGSTAIDFETDGVSVGSAISRVDDDTFVFNTAGTYKVSYDVTAGLAVAGSVAIEVDGVEAPGRLVDLEALGTSSTTELVHAEAGDTLEIVLSSVLGVGLGVIDSSLVVELIAID; this comes from the coding sequence GTGACGTCGATCAGCGCGTCGTCGATCGACACGTCGGCGTTCGTCACCTCGGCGTCGGCGGCTTCGCTCGGTGAAGCTGGCGGCCCGTCGGCCGACGAGGCCGAAGTGTTCATCGGCATCTCGCCGGTTCGGCTGCTCGACACCCGTGAAGGGGTCGGTGTCTCGGCCGCTGGTCCGCTCGGGCCTGGTGAGTCGGTCACCGTCAACGTGGTCGGCGTCGGCGGGATCCCGGCTGCTGCGACGAGTGTCGCGCTGAACACGACGTTCACCGCACAGACGACGATGCCGAGCTTCATGACGATCTGGCCCACGGGCGACCCGCGTCCGTACACGGCCGTGAACAACGCGTCGCCTGGCGTCGCCTCTCCCAACTTCGTGATCGCCAAGCTCGCCGAGAGTGGATCGATCGACGTCTACAACGAACGCGGCAACGCTCACATCGTGCTCGACGTCGCCGGCTACTACGTGCCGCTCAGCGAACTCGACGACATCGACGCCGCTGGTGGCGCCCTCTGGTCGGATCAGGGGCTGCCCGGACCTGGCGTCGGCGACGACGGTGACTTCTACATCGACGAAGACACCGGCGACATGTACGGCCCCAAGACCGGCGGCGAATGGGGTGACCCGATCGCCGGTGACGACCCTACGCCGCCGAGCGCCGCCAAGGCTCCTGCCCTCCTGTCGGGCAACGGTGCCCCGTCGATCGGTGAAGGTGACATCGAAGACATGTACCTCGACCTCGCAGCACCTGCCGTGTACGGCCCCAAGACGGCATCCGGCTGGGGCGCGCCTGTCGCTGTCGGTCCCGACGGAACCGGCACCGACTTCCTCGTCGGCGCCGGTGCGCCGACCGCCGGTGACGGCAGCGACGGCGACATGTACCTCGACGAGAACTCGCTCATGCTGTACGGCCCGAAGGCGGGCGGCGCGTGGGCTCCGGCCGTCGACCTCGCACTTCCCGGAACCGCTGAGCTGCTCACGGGTGCGACCGCACCGCTGGCGACGCTCGGCGACGACGGCGATCACTACATCGACACCGTCGGCCTCGACCTCTACGGCCCCAAGACGGCCGGCAGTTGGGGCAGCCCGGTGTCGCTCATCACCGGATCCGACTTCCTGGTCGGCGAAGGTGCGCCCGGCGCCGGTGACGGCAGCGACGGCGACATGTACCTCGACGAGAACTCGCTCATGCTGTACGGCCCGAAGACGGGTGGCGCCTGGTCGCCGGCCGTCGATCTCGGTGTCGGTTCGGAGTTCATCACCGGTCTCGTTCCACCGACGGCTGGTGTCGGTGAAAACGGCGATCACTACATCGACACGGTTGCGTCGATGATCTACGGCCCGAAGGCCGCCGGTGTCTGGCCGACAGGTTCGCCGCTCGGCGACGGCGGTGCTGAGTTCATCACCGGTGCACTTCCCCCGACGCCCGCGATCGGCAGCGACGGTGACATGTACATCGACACGCTCGGTTCGAAGATGTACGGCCCGAAGGACTCCGGCGTCTGGCCGGCCGGCATCTCCCTCGGTGGGGGACTCGGCGGCAGCAGCGACGGTGCGTTCCTGAGCGGCGTCGTGCCCCCGACGGCCGGCGTCGGCAACGACGGCGATCACTACATCGACACCGTCGGACTCATGCTCTACGGCCCGAAGGCCAGCGGTGCCTGGCCCGCAGGAACCGACCTCGATCCGGGCGCCGGATTCCTGACTGGCACGGTTCCGCCCGACGACGCCGACGGCAACGACGGCGACGTCTACATCGACACGACCAACCTCATGATCTACGGCCCGAAGGTCGGCGGCGTGTGGCCGGCGGGCACCGACCTCAACGGCTCGGTGCTCCTGAGCGGCGTCGTTCCGCCGACGGCCGGTGACGGCAGCGACGGCGACATGTACATCGACGCCGTGGGTCTGAAGATGTACGGCCCGAAGGCCGGCGGCGCCTGGCCCATGCCCGGAACGGATCTCAACGGTTCGATCATGTTGAGCGGTGTGGTTCCGCCGACCGCCGGTGACGGCAGCGACGGCGACATGTACATCGACACCGTCGGACTCATGCTCTACGGCCCGAAGGCCGGCGGAGCATGGCCCACACCGGGCGCCGATCTGAACGGTTCGATCATGCTCAACGGTGTCGTGCCGCCCACGGCCGGCGACGGCTCCGATGGCGACATGTACATCGACACCAACACGCTGACCATGTACGGCCCGAAGTCGGGCGGCACCTGGCCCGCTGGCCAGCCGCTGACCGGCATGCCGACGGCACTCACCGACTCGGCGTTCAGCGCCTACTCGAACGGCGTGAGCATCTCGGTCGCCGTGTTGGGCAGCACGGCCATCGACTTCGAAACCGACGGCGTCAGCGTCGGGTCGGCGATCAGCCGAGTCGACGACGACACGTTCGTGTTCAACACGGCCGGCACCTACAAGGTGTCGTACGACGTGACCGCCGGGCTGGCTGTCGCCGGCTCCGTCGCCATCGAAGTGGACGGAGTGGAGGCACCGGGTCGTCTCGTCGACCTGGAGGCGCTCGGGACGTCCTCGACGACCGAACTGGTCCACGCTGAAGCCGGCGACACGCTGGAGATCGTGTTGTCGAGCGTCCTCGGCGTCGGCCTCGGAGTCATCGACTCGTCGCTGGTGGTGGAACTCATCGCCATCGACTGA